In Pseudomonas sp. DNDY-54, a genomic segment contains:
- a CDS encoding alpha/beta hydrolase — MRSESIHYLIVPGWQGSPAAHWQSHWQRRLPNSARVEQADWQNPLREQWVAELDRSISSSAEPVILLAHSLGCITVAHWAVQASADTLERVQGALLVAPADVQRYNCPDALRNFAPIPSLALPFPSLLIGSDNDSAASASRARQLGQEWGSETVILNGAGHINTQSGHTRWEQGFAYLYRLQDRILQQIRRTA; from the coding sequence ATGCGCAGCGAATCGATTCACTACCTGATCGTACCTGGCTGGCAAGGCTCGCCTGCCGCTCACTGGCAAAGTCATTGGCAGCGCCGTCTGCCCAACAGTGCTCGGGTAGAGCAGGCCGATTGGCAGAACCCTCTTCGCGAACAATGGGTTGCCGAGCTGGACCGGAGCATTTCATCCAGCGCTGAGCCAGTGATCCTGTTGGCGCACAGCTTGGGATGCATCACCGTCGCCCACTGGGCTGTGCAAGCTTCGGCTGACACGCTGGAGCGGGTGCAGGGTGCATTGCTGGTCGCCCCGGCTGATGTGCAGCGCTATAACTGTCCCGATGCCTTGCGCAATTTCGCACCGATTCCCAGCCTTGCCCTGCCGTTTCCAAGCCTGCTGATCGGCTCCGATAACGATTCCGCCGCTTCAGCGAGCAGAGCCCGTCAGCTAGGTCAGGAATGGGGCAGCGAGACAGTCATTCTCAACGGCGCGGGCCACATCAATACTCAATCGGGGCATACCCGCTGGGAGCAGGGCTTCGCTTACTTGTATCGTTTGCAAGACCGCATTCTTCAGCAGATTCGTAGAACGGCCTAA
- a CDS encoding Y-family DNA polymerase: MLWVCILLPQLAMDGVLRNRTETERPLALLSGTPQRRVLQAVNPAARALGLKPGQSLIAAQALTRAFATADYDLASIEHWQQFLAAWAYGFSSHVSLHYPRCLLLEVRSSLGLFGPWPRLEARLRKELVELGFRHRITLAPNAAAARALANVHDGLAVMDTETLLHVLGRLPVDRIGLPREAATALVRMGLRTFKQVLDLPRSGLARRFPAEVIKHLDTLLERRPLALDFYRPPDRFDARIELNFEVESHQALLFPLRRLTADLAAYLAGRDSGVQRFTLQLEHRNLADSEVAVGLLSAERDPAMLFELTRGRLEHLQLPAPVLALRLVARELPSFAPEHRELFDERPQQSLPWEQLRERLRSRLGDDAVQGLAAQADHRPECAWQPRHVAQHEFSSDIGPRPGWLLVEAKPVQESSVNVLAGPERIESGWWDGGDVRRDYYLVETRAGQRGWAFRPAEGGPLLLHGWFA, translated from the coding sequence ATGCTCTGGGTCTGCATTTTGCTGCCGCAACTGGCCATGGACGGTGTGCTGCGCAATCGCACCGAGACCGAAAGACCGCTGGCTCTCTTGAGCGGTACGCCACAGCGCCGCGTACTGCAGGCAGTCAATCCAGCCGCCCGGGCTCTCGGTCTCAAGCCGGGACAATCATTGATCGCCGCACAAGCGCTGACTCGTGCGTTTGCGACGGCCGACTACGACCTGGCATCCATTGAGCACTGGCAACAATTTCTCGCGGCCTGGGCTTATGGGTTCAGCTCACATGTGAGCCTGCATTACCCACGTTGCTTGCTCTTGGAGGTGCGATCCAGCCTCGGCCTGTTCGGCCCCTGGCCTCGTCTGGAGGCACGCTTGCGGAAAGAGCTCGTTGAGCTCGGCTTTCGGCATCGCATTACCCTGGCGCCCAATGCGGCGGCGGCGCGCGCATTGGCCAACGTGCATGACGGCTTGGCTGTGATGGATACCGAGACGCTGCTGCATGTACTGGGGCGACTGCCCGTGGACCGTATCGGCCTGCCGCGCGAAGCGGCGACGGCGCTGGTCCGCATGGGGCTGCGAACGTTCAAACAGGTGCTCGACTTGCCCCGCTCCGGTCTGGCCAGGCGTTTTCCTGCTGAGGTGATCAAGCACCTTGATACCCTGCTCGAACGGCGTCCTCTGGCGCTGGATTTCTACCGGCCGCCCGACCGCTTCGATGCCCGTATCGAATTGAACTTCGAAGTCGAGTCGCATCAAGCGTTGCTGTTTCCGCTGCGCCGGCTCACCGCCGACCTTGCCGCCTATCTGGCGGGTCGTGACAGTGGCGTACAGCGTTTCACCTTGCAGCTGGAACATCGCAACCTGGCCGATAGCGAGGTGGCGGTCGGCCTGCTCAGCGCCGAGCGAGATCCCGCCATGCTGTTCGAATTGACCCGCGGCCGGCTGGAGCATCTGCAACTGCCAGCACCGGTGCTGGCGTTGCGCCTGGTCGCGCGCGAGCTGCCGAGTTTTGCTCCTGAGCACCGCGAGCTGTTCGACGAGCGTCCTCAGCAATCGTTGCCCTGGGAACAACTCCGAGAGCGTTTACGGTCTCGCCTGGGCGATGACGCCGTGCAAGGACTTGCCGCGCAGGCCGATCATCGCCCCGAGTGCGCATGGCAGCCGCGACATGTCGCCCAGCACGAGTTTTCATCGGACATAGGACCCCGCCCCGGCTGGCTGCTGGTCGAAGCGAAACCCGTTCAGGAGTCGTCCGTGAACGTGCTAGCCGGTCCTGAGCGCATCGAATCCGGCTGGTGGGACGGTGGCGACGTGCGTCGCGACTACTATCTGGTTGAAACCCGCGCCGGGCAACGCGGCTGGGCGTTCCGTCCGGCAGAGGGAGGGCCGCTGTTATTGCACGGTTGGTTCGCATGA
- a CDS encoding error-prone DNA polymerase, with protein sequence MMTGYAELHCLSNFSFQRGASSAQELFERASRLGYGALAITDECTLAGIVRAWQASKNTGLPLIIGSEFQVEDGPKLVLLVEDLVGYQSLCRLITRARRRADKGRYQLLPEDVSEPLTGLLAIWIARQADADAEGIWLRACFPERLWLGIELHRGPDDRQRLCQWQALAARLNIPAVACGDVHMHARGRRALQDCMTAIRYHLPVADAGRYLFPNGERHLRRYEELSQLYPSDLLCETLRIAERCRFDLSQLKYQYPHELVPAGHSASSWLRKLVEDGTRWRWPSGATDKAQAQLEHELQLITELGYESYFLTVHDLVRFAREQHILCQGRGSAANSAVCFVLGITELDPSQSKLLFERFLSRERNEPPDIDVDFEHERREDVIQYVFRRYGRARAALTAVASTYHATGAIRDVAKTLNLPPDQVNALADCCGRWSDRVPDEERLREAGFDPSSPVLHRVLVLTGELIGFPRHLSQHPGGFVISEHSLETLVPVENASMAERTVIQWDKDDLDLIGLLKVDVLALGMLSALRRCFNLIEHYRGTRWTIATLPQEDRATYDMISRADTVGVFQIESRAQMAMLPRLRPKTFYDLVIQVAIVRPGPIQGDMVHPYLRRRNGEEREDYPSEELRPVFERTLGVPLFQEQVMELAIVAAEYTPGEADELRRAMAAWKRHGGLEPHRQRLTERMLARGYAPEFTARVFEQIKGFGSYGFPESHAASFALLTYASCWLKCHEPAAYACALINSWPMGFYNPDQILQDARRHHLEIRPVDVHHSNWDCSLEPTANEQPAIRLGLRLVRGFREEDARRIEATRRVQPFAAVDDLCLRARLDARARERLADAGALQSLAGHRHQARWAVAGIEPQLPLFADQIPTQEAPVPLPLPSTGEDLLTDYATLGTTLGPHPLALLRGQLTSKRCRSSSELANVPHGRMVSVAGLVIGRQRPQTASGVIFVTLEDEFGMINVVVWRDLAERQRRVLIQSQLLRVDGHLESANGVRHVIAGRLSDLSDLLTGLDIRSRDFQ encoded by the coding sequence ATGATGACCGGCTACGCTGAACTCCATTGCCTGTCTAACTTCAGTTTCCAGCGGGGCGCCTCGAGTGCCCAGGAACTGTTCGAGCGCGCCTCGCGTCTCGGCTATGGAGCGCTGGCCATCACCGACGAGTGCACGCTGGCCGGTATCGTTCGGGCCTGGCAAGCCTCGAAGAATACGGGCCTGCCGTTGATCATCGGCAGCGAGTTCCAAGTCGAAGATGGGCCGAAACTGGTGCTGCTGGTCGAAGATCTGGTCGGTTACCAATCCCTCTGCCGTCTGATTACCCGTGCCCGGCGACGCGCAGACAAAGGCCGTTATCAACTTCTTCCCGAAGACGTAAGCGAACCCCTGACTGGGCTGTTGGCTATCTGGATAGCCCGCCAGGCCGATGCCGACGCCGAAGGCATTTGGCTGCGCGCATGTTTCCCTGAGCGCCTCTGGCTGGGCATCGAGCTGCACCGAGGGCCAGACGATAGGCAGCGTCTGTGTCAGTGGCAGGCCTTGGCCGCACGCCTGAACATACCCGCAGTAGCCTGTGGCGATGTTCACATGCATGCTCGTGGGCGCCGCGCCTTGCAGGACTGCATGACTGCCATTCGCTATCACCTACCGGTTGCAGACGCTGGCCGCTATCTATTCCCCAACGGTGAGCGGCATTTGCGCCGTTATGAGGAGCTCAGCCAGCTTTATCCCTCCGATCTGCTCTGCGAAACCCTGCGCATCGCCGAGCGTTGCAGGTTCGATCTCAGCCAGTTGAAATACCAATACCCGCATGAGCTGGTGCCTGCTGGTCATAGCGCTTCTTCCTGGCTACGCAAACTGGTCGAGGACGGCACTCGTTGGCGCTGGCCATCAGGCGCGACGGACAAGGCGCAGGCGCAGCTTGAACATGAACTACAGCTGATCACCGAACTCGGCTATGAAAGCTATTTCCTCACCGTGCACGACCTGGTGCGTTTCGCCCGTGAGCAGCACATCTTGTGTCAGGGACGCGGCTCGGCAGCCAATTCAGCAGTCTGTTTCGTGTTGGGAATCACCGAACTTGATCCGTCACAGAGCAAGCTGCTGTTCGAACGGTTTCTGTCCCGCGAACGCAACGAACCGCCAGATATCGACGTCGACTTCGAGCACGAGCGTCGTGAGGACGTCATTCAGTATGTGTTTCGACGTTATGGCCGCGCTCGTGCTGCACTGACGGCGGTGGCCAGCACTTACCACGCGACAGGTGCCATTCGTGACGTTGCCAAGACGCTCAACCTGCCACCGGATCAGGTCAATGCGCTGGCCGATTGCTGCGGACGCTGGAGCGACCGGGTTCCCGACGAAGAGCGACTGCGCGAGGCCGGCTTCGACCCGAGCAGCCCGGTGTTACACCGGGTGCTGGTGTTGACGGGCGAGTTGATCGGTTTCCCCCGCCACCTGTCGCAACACCCCGGTGGTTTCGTCATCTCTGAGCATTCACTTGAAACCCTGGTGCCGGTGGAGAACGCCAGCATGGCAGAGCGCACCGTAATCCAGTGGGATAAAGATGATCTTGATCTGATTGGCCTGCTCAAGGTCGATGTTCTAGCCCTCGGCATGCTCAGCGCATTGCGACGCTGTTTCAACCTGATCGAACACTATCGTGGAACGCGCTGGACCATTGCTACGCTGCCGCAGGAAGACCGCGCGACCTACGACATGATCAGTCGCGCTGATACCGTTGGGGTGTTCCAGATCGAATCGCGCGCGCAGATGGCGATGTTGCCGCGCCTTCGCCCCAAGACCTTTTATGACCTGGTCATTCAAGTCGCCATTGTTCGCCCGGGGCCCATCCAAGGCGACATGGTTCACCCCTACTTGCGCCGACGTAATGGTGAAGAGCGGGAGGACTACCCTTCCGAAGAGTTGAGACCGGTGTTCGAGCGCACCCTCGGTGTTCCGCTGTTTCAAGAGCAGGTCATGGAACTGGCGATCGTTGCCGCTGAGTACACGCCCGGAGAAGCTGACGAGCTGCGTCGTGCCATGGCCGCCTGGAAGCGTCATGGCGGCTTGGAGCCCCATCGCCAGCGCCTGACCGAGCGCATGCTTGCCCGAGGCTATGCTCCCGAGTTCACCGCACGGGTCTTCGAACAGATCAAGGGCTTCGGTAGTTACGGTTTTCCCGAATCTCATGCCGCCAGCTTCGCCCTGCTCACCTACGCCAGTTGCTGGCTGAAATGCCACGAGCCAGCCGCCTACGCCTGTGCTTTGATCAATAGCTGGCCGATGGGTTTCTACAATCCCGATCAGATTCTCCAGGACGCACGTCGCCACCACCTGGAAATCCGTCCGGTCGACGTCCATCACAGCAACTGGGATTGCAGCCTTGAGCCAACCGCCAACGAGCAACCCGCGATCCGGCTGGGCCTGCGTCTGGTACGCGGCTTTCGCGAAGAGGATGCACGACGCATCGAGGCCACGCGACGAGTTCAACCCTTCGCGGCCGTGGATGACCTGTGTCTTCGGGCACGTCTGGATGCCCGCGCACGCGAGCGACTGGCTGATGCGGGCGCCCTGCAAAGCCTTGCGGGGCACCGTCATCAGGCGCGCTGGGCTGTGGCCGGGATCGAGCCACAGCTGCCATTGTTCGCAGACCAAATCCCGACTCAGGAAGCTCCGGTACCGCTCCCCCTCCCCTCCACTGGCGAAGATTTGCTGACTGACTACGCCACCCTTGGCACCACGCTAGGCCCGCATCCGCTGGCCCTGTTACGCGGTCAGCTCACAAGCAAACGCTGCCGCAGTTCGAGCGAGTTAGCGAATGTCCCGCACGGCCGGATGGTCAGCGTTGCCGGTCTTGTGATCGGCCGTCAGCGACCCCAGACTGCCAGCGGCGTGATTTTTGTAACTCTGGAAGACGAGTTCGGCATGATCAACGTGGTGGTCTGGCGCGACCTGGCCGAGCGCCAACGAAGAGTGCTGATTCAGTCGCAGCTGCTGCGAGTCGACGGTCATCTTGAATCGGCAAACGGTGTACGGCATGTCATTGCCGGGCGTCTGAGCGACCTTTCGGACCTACTGACCGGACTAGACATTCGCAGCCGGGATTTTCAGTGA
- a CDS encoding peroxiredoxin — protein sequence MSIRLGDIAPDFEQDSSEGRIHFHEWLGDSWGVLFSHPADFTPVCTTELGFTAKLKDEFAKRNVKAIALSVDPVDSHVKWIDDINETQSTQVNFPILADADRKVSALYDLIHPNANDTLTVRSLFIIDPNKKVRLTITYPASTGRNFNEILRVIDSLQLTDNHKVATPANWQDGDDVVIVPSLQDENEIKQRFPKGYRAVKPYLRLTPQPNRS from the coding sequence ATGAGTATCCGTCTTGGTGATATTGCCCCCGACTTCGAGCAGGACTCCAGCGAAGGGCGAATCCACTTTCATGAATGGCTCGGCGACAGCTGGGGCGTGCTGTTCTCGCATCCGGCGGATTTCACACCGGTGTGCACCACCGAGCTCGGCTTCACCGCCAAGCTCAAGGATGAATTTGCCAAGCGCAACGTCAAGGCTATTGCGCTATCCGTGGATCCGGTGGATTCGCATGTGAAATGGATCGATGACATCAATGAAACGCAGAGCACCCAAGTCAATTTCCCGATCCTGGCTGACGCTGATCGTAAGGTATCTGCGCTGTACGATCTGATTCACCCCAACGCCAACGATACCCTCACGGTACGTTCGCTGTTCATCATCGATCCGAATAAGAAGGTACGTCTGACGATCACGTATCCAGCGAGCACCGGTCGAAACTTCAACGAAATCCTGCGTGTGATCGATTCGTTGCAGTTGACCGACAACCATAAGGTCGCGACGCCAGCCAACTGGCAGGATGGCGACGACGTGGTGATCGTGCCTTCGCTTCAGGACGAGAATGAAATTAAGCAGCGTTTTCCAAAGGGATATCGTGCGGTGAAGCCTTATCTGCGCCTCACTCCGCAGCCGAATCGAAGCTAG
- a CDS encoding PP2C family protein-serine/threonine phosphatase, with amino-acid sequence MPPTLSASSLDYAGQSSPGRKRSHNEDAVLCAPALGLWAIADGMGGHECGEVASNLALSALHQAVANGESLESAVQLANQAVLEASVGEDMGTTLVAALFDGFDFELAWVGDSRAYRVTSHGIEQLSRDHSWVQMMVDAGELDAVDAQAHAWRNIIMRCLGRDEALDVGVYSGTLRADELLLLCSDGLTNELTDAQIHASCTFADTLENLVEQLISQANRHGGRDNISCIVVGRTVPPPVVESRRRRLVDMLLKTLKS; translated from the coding sequence ATGCCACCTACACTCTCAGCCTCTTCACTGGACTACGCCGGTCAAAGCTCGCCGGGGCGAAAGCGCAGTCATAACGAAGACGCTGTGCTTTGCGCGCCAGCGCTGGGGCTGTGGGCAATTGCCGATGGCATGGGTGGACACGAATGCGGTGAGGTTGCCAGTAACCTGGCACTGTCGGCGCTACACCAAGCTGTTGCAAACGGTGAATCATTGGAGTCTGCGGTTCAGCTTGCCAACCAAGCGGTGCTGGAAGCCTCTGTTGGCGAGGACATGGGCACGACATTGGTGGCGGCCCTTTTTGACGGGTTCGACTTCGAGCTTGCCTGGGTGGGTGACAGTCGAGCCTATCGGGTGACCTCTCATGGCATTGAGCAGCTGAGCCGCGACCACAGCTGGGTGCAGATGATGGTCGATGCGGGAGAACTGGATGCAGTCGATGCTCAGGCGCACGCCTGGCGCAACATCATCATGCGGTGTCTAGGCCGCGATGAGGCACTCGACGTTGGCGTCTACAGCGGCACCTTGAGAGCCGATGAGTTATTGCTGCTCTGCAGCGATGGCCTCACCAACGAGCTGACCGACGCCCAAATACACGCCAGCTGTACCTTCGCCGATACGCTCGAAAATCTGGTCGAGCAGCTAATCAGCCAAGCAAACCGACACGGCGGACGCGACAATATTTCCTGCATCGTGGTCGGCCGGACGGTGCCTCCGCCTGTGGTCGAGTCACGCCGGCGCCGACTCGTCGATATGCTGTTAAAAACCCTCAAGTCGTAA
- the imuA gene encoding translesion DNA synthesis-associated protein ImuA: MSSVVALNHLLDARRLWRGQGSIVSSDTQPTGHSALDAALPGGGWPESALSEILFASTGIGELRLLWPTLARLTKARERVVLVGPPHVPYPQAWLAAGIDLRQLTIVNAQGRDALWAAEQCLRSGSCGAVLCWPRQVDDRALRRLQVAAETGHTLAFAYRPLCEAVNPSPAALRLAVETQPAQLRVLKCRGGLAPARPIPTAAWH, from the coding sequence ATGTCCTCTGTGGTCGCCCTCAACCACCTACTTGATGCGCGCCGTTTGTGGCGCGGCCAGGGCAGTATCGTTTCGTCTGATACCCAGCCAACCGGACATTCCGCACTGGATGCCGCGCTGCCTGGCGGCGGCTGGCCAGAATCAGCGCTAAGCGAAATACTCTTCGCCAGTACTGGCATTGGCGAGCTGCGCCTGCTCTGGCCGACCCTCGCACGACTGACCAAGGCGAGAGAACGTGTGGTTCTGGTGGGACCTCCGCACGTGCCCTATCCCCAGGCCTGGCTGGCGGCCGGTATCGATCTCCGTCAATTGACGATCGTAAACGCTCAGGGTCGCGACGCCTTATGGGCCGCTGAGCAGTGTCTGCGTTCCGGTAGCTGTGGCGCGGTGCTGTGTTGGCCGCGACAGGTCGATGATCGTGCCTTGCGTCGGTTGCAGGTCGCTGCTGAGACCGGTCACACGCTTGCCTTCGCCTATCGCCCCTTGTGCGAAGCGGTCAACCCTTCGCCTGCGGCGCTGCGCCTGGCGGTCGAGACCCAGCCGGCCCAGTTGCGTGTTCTCAAATGTCGCGGGGGTTTGGCTCCGGCGCGCCCGATTCCCACCGCAGCATGGCACTAG
- a CDS encoding MFS transporter — protein sequence MTSPISQAGTPVSDDTSPSPLVIGIIFSCALAHLINDLIQAVLPAIYPMIKAEYNLTFTQVGLITLTFQATASLLQPWIGLYTDRHPKPFLLPTGAVCTLFGILMLSVVNTFGAILMASALIGIGSSTFHPETSRVARLASGGRFGLAQSTFQVGGNAGTAIGPLLAAAIIVPFGQGNIVWIGLFGLFAIGVQYRLSRWYRHHLNNTKQKKATQRTHGLSHREIAAALVVLALLVLSKYIYMASITNYFTFYLIEKFGLSVTGSQLHLFLFLGAVAAGTFFGGPIGDRIGRKAVIWFSILGAAPFALAMPYLDLFWTTVFSVIIGFILASAFSAIVVYAQELVPGNVGMIAGVFFGLMFGISGISAAALGHLADLRGIEYVYRLCAFMPLLGLLTVLLPATNAKRDASPATCQSDSRVG from the coding sequence ATGACCTCTCCAATTTCCCAGGCCGGAACCCCTGTTTCTGACGACACGTCACCCAGTCCGCTGGTCATCGGCATCATCTTTTCCTGCGCCCTCGCGCACCTCATCAATGACCTGATTCAGGCTGTGCTCCCGGCGATTTATCCAATGATTAAGGCCGAGTACAACCTGACCTTCACACAGGTTGGCTTGATCACCCTGACATTCCAGGCCACCGCCTCGCTGCTGCAACCTTGGATCGGCCTCTATACCGACCGGCATCCAAAACCGTTTCTGTTGCCCACCGGCGCGGTATGCACGTTGTTCGGCATTCTTATGCTCAGCGTCGTGAATACCTTCGGTGCGATCCTCATGGCATCGGCGCTGATCGGCATCGGCTCGTCTACTTTTCATCCTGAAACATCCCGTGTGGCCCGCCTGGCTTCGGGCGGCCGCTTTGGATTGGCCCAATCCACGTTTCAGGTAGGCGGAAACGCGGGCACCGCCATCGGTCCCTTACTGGCCGCTGCGATCATCGTCCCATTTGGCCAGGGCAACATCGTCTGGATTGGTTTGTTCGGCCTGTTTGCCATTGGCGTGCAATACAGGCTGAGCCGGTGGTATCGCCATCATTTGAATAACACCAAGCAAAAGAAAGCCACTCAACGTACCCACGGCCTTTCCCATCGAGAGATAGCTGCAGCGTTGGTCGTACTGGCGCTGCTCGTGCTCTCTAAGTACATCTACATGGCGAGCATCACCAATTACTTCACCTTCTACCTGATCGAAAAGTTTGGTCTTTCCGTCACCGGCTCCCAGTTGCACTTGTTTCTGTTTCTAGGCGCCGTTGCGGCGGGAACCTTTTTCGGCGGACCGATCGGCGACAGGATTGGCCGCAAGGCTGTGATCTGGTTTTCCATTCTTGGCGCGGCCCCCTTCGCGTTGGCAATGCCTTACCTGGATCTATTCTGGACGACCGTTTTCAGCGTGATCATCGGCTTTATTCTGGCCTCAGCCTTCTCCGCGATTGTGGTGTACGCGCAGGAACTCGTCCCCGGCAACGTGGGCATGATTGCCGGCGTGTTCTTCGGACTTATGTTTGGTATCAGCGGGATATCGGCAGCAGCGCTTGGCCATCTGGCGGACCTACGCGGAATTGAATACGTCTATCGGCTGTGCGCATTCATGCCGCTGCTGGGCCTGCTGACTGTTCTCTTACCCGCTACCAACGCTAAACGCGACGCTTCACCCGCCACGTGCCAGTCTGACTCACGCGTCGGATAA
- the mtnA gene encoding S-methyl-5-thioribose-1-phosphate isomerase, with product MRERLLAAEKVKAIEWQSGQLRLLDQRKLPLEEIWHTYDSAAAVAQAIREMVVRGAPAIGISAAYGLALGLRARLAETSDWRAALEADFKVLADSRPTAVNLFWALNQMRERLDRLKPGEDPLTAAEAQAASIHASDREANLTMAQFGVDLIRKHQGNPQNLLTHCNTGALATGGFGTALGVIRGAHLEGLVECVYVDETRPWLQGSRLTAWELAGEGVPVALNADSAAAHLMKTRGITWVIVGADRITANGDVANKIGTYQLAVLAMHHGVRFMVVAPSSTIDMDLETGDDIPIEERAGHELLEVNGQRFAADVEAFNPVFDVTPADLIDAIVTEKGVVERPNAAKLATLMSRKRLH from the coding sequence ATGCGCGAACGCTTGTTGGCCGCGGAAAAAGTGAAGGCTATCGAGTGGCAGAGCGGGCAGCTGCGTTTGCTCGACCAGCGCAAATTGCCGTTGGAAGAGATATGGCACACCTACGATTCAGCGGCGGCGGTGGCACAGGCCATTCGTGAGATGGTCGTGCGCGGTGCTCCTGCGATCGGGATCAGTGCGGCCTATGGGCTGGCGTTGGGGCTCAGAGCTCGGCTCGCCGAAACCAGCGACTGGCGCGCGGCGCTGGAGGCGGACTTCAAAGTGCTGGCCGACTCGCGACCGACCGCGGTCAATCTGTTTTGGGCGTTAAATCAGATGCGCGAACGGCTGGATCGACTGAAGCCAGGCGAAGATCCGCTGACTGCTGCTGAAGCTCAGGCCGCGTCCATACATGCAAGCGATCGTGAAGCTAATCTCACCATGGCGCAGTTCGGCGTTGACCTGATCCGCAAACATCAGGGTAATCCTCAGAATCTGCTCACTCACTGTAATACCGGCGCGTTGGCCACCGGCGGTTTCGGTACGGCGCTCGGGGTCATTCGTGGGGCGCATCTCGAAGGGCTTGTTGAATGCGTTTATGTCGATGAAACGCGGCCCTGGCTGCAAGGCTCCCGGCTGACTGCTTGGGAGCTGGCAGGCGAGGGTGTGCCGGTCGCGCTCAATGCCGATTCAGCGGCGGCGCACCTGATGAAGACGCGCGGCATCACCTGGGTCATCGTTGGGGCTGATCGGATCACCGCTAATGGTGACGTGGCCAATAAAATCGGCACCTACCAGCTCGCCGTGCTGGCGATGCACCATGGTGTGCGGTTCATGGTGGTGGCGCCAAGCTCGACCATCGACATGGATCTCGAAACTGGCGATGACATTCCCATCGAGGAGCGCGCCGGTCACGAGTTGCTTGAAGTCAATGGTCAGCGGTTCGCGGCAGATGTCGAAGCATTCAACCCGGTATTCGATGTCACACCGGCTGACCTGATCGATGCGATCGTAACGGAGAAGGGCGTCGTGGAACGTCCGAATGCTGCGAAGCTTGCCACCTTGATGAGCCGCAAACGACTCCATTGA